The Plectropomus leopardus isolate mb chromosome 7, YSFRI_Pleo_2.0, whole genome shotgun sequence genome window below encodes:
- the LOC121946252 gene encoding B-cell receptor CD22 produces MFEIALKRGEDLLWGKPRSFNLDVVDTPEAPVISGVLSATEGQLVTLNCTVNYHCPSRPPALQWRLERGAQLNSSEPGEVQTLHPEPHRPMLLASLSFTVSHQVKPRLRCEVSHPGVKTLAISKDLHVTFSPKDVKIQVQSLMVQEGGSALLVCSCKADPPVSEYRWSYSQHGRTVHLDQRTHTVRVVNVTRDMRVRCSAQNLIGRGESRPTPLNIQYKPLILRLSSTCVVEDSELLCSCSVNSNPKPAVTWSVNGTVPPHDYNVSVTSERDTLTATLRGHMDKPQTVICFALNALGNDSLMLLQGGEETVPLLWLVTPAASICLLIFLLCLSLYCRRKRAGKNVLSRRPAVYPEGLGIYQDQMPLYINCTEVTHIYTNGSYQLVYQNCTPLFVHTKQIRPMGRRGGERRRGGEGGGTDRQVGLGLRGTREVQGTAVADAETAIYLEIL; encoded by the exons ACACCCCTGAGGCTCCGGTCATCAGTGGTGTGTTGTCTGCCACTGAGGGACAGCTGGTCACCCTGAACTGCACCGTCAACTATCACTGCCCCTCCAGACCTCCGGCCCTGCAGTGGAGATTGGAGAGAGGAGCCCAGCTGAACAGCTCCGAGCCTGGGGAGGTCCAGACACTCCACCCAGAGCCCCACAGGCCGATGTTACTGGCCTCTCTGTCCTTCACTGTGTCACACCAGGTGAAACCCCGGCTCAGATGTGAAGTCAGCCACCCAGGAGTCAAAACACTGGCCATTTCAAAGGACCTGCATGTAACAT TTTCACCAAAAGATGTAAAGATTCAGGTCCAGTCCCTGATGGTGCAGGAGGGGGGTAGCGCCTTGTTGGTCTGCTCATGTAAAGCTGACCCCCCAGTGTCTGAGTACCGCTGGTCCTACAGTCAGCACGGCCGCACGGTGCACCTCGaccagcgcacacacacagtccggGTGGTCAACGTGACACGAGACATGAGGGTCCGCTGCTCAGCACAGAACCTGATTGGTCGAGGAGAGTCGAGGCCCACGCCACTGAACATACAAT ATAAACCGCTCATCCTCCGGCTCTCCTCCACCTGTGTTGTGGAGGATTCTGAGTTACTGTGTAGCTGTTCAGTCAATTCCAACCCCAAACCAGCAGTCACCTGGAGCGTGAATGGTACCGTTCCACCTCACGATTACAACGTGTCGGTAACATCAGAGCGTGACACGCTAACAGCCACTCTGAGGGGCCACATGGACAAACCTCAGACTGTGATCTGCTTTGCTCTCAACGCACTGGGAAATGACTCCCTGATGCTGCTGCAGGGAGGTGAAG AGACAGTACCTTTGTTATGGTTGGTGACTCCTGCAGCGTCCATTTGCCTGCTCATATTCcttctgtgtctttctctctacTGCCGCAGAAAGAGAGCTGGAAA aaatgtcctgagTCGACGCCCAGCTGTGTACCCTGAAGGATTGGGGATTTATCAGGATCAGATGCCCCTTTACATTAACTGCACGGAAGTGACTCATATCTACACCAACGGCAGCTACCAACTTGTATACCAGAACTGCACACCTCTTTTTGTCCACACTAAGCAG aTTCGTCCAATGGGCAGAAGAGGtggggagagaaggagagggggaGAAGGTGGTGGAACAGACAGACAAGTGGGTTTGGGGCTGAGAGGCACAAGAGAGGTGCAGGGTACCGCTGTGGCTGACGCAGAGACGGCCATCTACTTGGAGATCCTCTGA